In Bryobacteraceae bacterium, the following proteins share a genomic window:
- a CDS encoding NUDIX hydrolase, protein MDAREQLAHLLDRHRPHDPAEADMLVRLAGFVRSDPHALDWRNSIGHVTGSAWVLDPTGARVLLTFHRKLERWLQLGGHVEDDETVPAAALREAHEESGLNGIVLAAETVFDVDIHAIPATPKRAAHLHYDVRFLCLAPAAEPRPNEESREVRWVPLDEVSTLNPDASMIRMLAKTPRAR, encoded by the coding sequence ATGGACGCTCGCGAACAACTCGCCCACCTGCTGGACCGCCACCGGCCCCACGACCCCGCCGAAGCCGACATGCTCGTCCGCCTCGCCGGGTTCGTTCGCTCCGATCCGCACGCGCTCGACTGGCGCAACTCCATCGGTCACGTCACCGGCTCGGCATGGGTGCTCGATCCCACCGGCGCCCGCGTTCTGCTGACCTTCCATCGCAAGCTGGAACGCTGGCTCCAACTCGGCGGGCATGTCGAAGATGACGAAACGGTTCCCGCGGCGGCGTTGCGCGAGGCGCATGAGGAGTCCGGGCTCAACGGCATCGTGCTCGCGGCGGAGACCGTCTTCGACGTCGATATCCACGCCATTCCGGCAACGCCCAAGCGGGCCGCGCACCTCCACTACGATGTGCGCTTCCTGTGCCTCGCCCCGGCCGCCGAACCGCGCCCGAACGAAGAATCGCGCGAGGTCCGGTGGGTGCCCCTCGATGAGGTTTCTACGCTGAACCCGGACGCGTCGATGATCCGGATGCTCGCCAAGACGCCTCGGGCGCGGTGA
- a CDS encoding YkgJ family cysteine cluster protein: MLIQIQERDRALRASIAASMDQAVSLAAARDPSWIACRPGCTECCMGPFAITWLDAWRLREGLEQLAPERAAAVRARAAAYVTRIAAEYPGDAATGELEDEDALPEAADAWPCPALDPQSGLCELYEARPVMCRTFGPVTRSGPESFAACELCYAGASAEQMAACAVEIDPEGMETDLIDAVGREGTTIVAYALASREGAVTAPEASWRASGSSTRPGSA; encoded by the coding sequence GTGCTGATTCAGATTCAGGAGCGTGACCGCGCGCTACGGGCGTCGATCGCCGCATCGATGGACCAAGCGGTGAGTCTGGCCGCGGCGCGGGATCCTTCCTGGATCGCCTGCCGTCCGGGATGCACCGAGTGCTGCATGGGGCCGTTCGCGATCACCTGGCTCGACGCGTGGCGGCTGCGGGAGGGTTTGGAGCAGCTTGCTCCGGAGCGGGCGGCAGCGGTGCGGGCGCGGGCCGCGGCGTACGTGACCCGGATCGCCGCGGAGTATCCGGGCGACGCGGCCACGGGCGAACTCGAGGATGAGGACGCGCTGCCGGAGGCGGCCGATGCGTGGCCGTGTCCGGCGCTCGATCCGCAATCCGGATTGTGCGAGTTGTACGAGGCGAGGCCGGTGATGTGCCGTACGTTCGGTCCGGTGACGCGGTCCGGACCGGAATCGTTCGCGGCGTGCGAGCTCTGCTACGCGGGCGCGAGCGCGGAACAGATGGCGGCGTGCGCGGTGGAAATCGATCCGGAGGGAATGGAGACGGACCTGATCGATGCGGTGGGGCGGGAAGGGACGACGATCGTGGCTTACGCGCTCGCGTCGCGGGAGGGCGCGGTCACCGCGCCCGAGGCGTCTTGGCGAGCATCCGGATCATCGACGCGTCCGGGTTCAGCGTAG